A window of the Verrucomicrobiia bacterium genome harbors these coding sequences:
- a CDS encoding serine/threonine protein kinase, with protein MCPRCGGAISSEAPQGLCPRCVLLGAATSTEPAAGASLRQAPGLDAVRAAFPQLEIQGLIGQGGMGFVYAARQPHLDRLVALKLLPVAADSDPAFAERFAREGRLLARLNHPNIVSVYEFGQAPGFAYLLMEYVDGVNLRQAMRSGRFSPSEALAIVPKVCEALQYAHDQGVLHRDIKPENILLDARGRVKIADFGIAKLAGDRHLDPTLTASGARLGTPHYMAPEQIESPSAVDHRADIYSLGVVFYELLTGELPLGRFAPPSAKADLDARIDEIVMRALAKERELRQQSAGEVKTQVEGLGEAGPGVKNASAPAAAPPLTPLQDFEYRSSRTLFGLPLIHYVSGVDPRTGRPREARGIIAMGPRARGGLAVGGSARGIIAIGGGAFGVLAFGGMACGGVAVGGMALGLVSFGGLALAVLLACGGMAVGWHAVGGMAAGVQAAGGMAFSMFPNPMPLEWQLALLRMTRWLWLPAMVPALAPLAVAAWVHGKRREPPPSSPAAPRNPWPRRLFWLVLTLALVPILSIGTGLAVPALLQNGAVRSARVVMWLPLLAAIFLGLQLVRRPEGPASDALTVAWNPWPRRIFLAVVLLVLLPLLLLVVGVLIPQLQARRNPARLDIPTGAVREAETGLDLTLPHNQATRVEIRYWSNGLPVDLIGAGFSARPGIDSGILSAFWTLWQRQPDQPRLLSGGPGGSGGFHEVNFPGHLRLRGTKLDPVRLGPGQSRTEWLFLPEGLTAANLFTNAAPDVGAGGPQVLGAPPGQPMQPLWGISVELGPESQGAPP; from the coding sequence GTGTGTCCCCGTTGCGGCGGGGCGATTTCATCCGAGGCCCCCCAGGGGCTCTGCCCGCGCTGCGTTCTGCTGGGCGCGGCCACCAGCACCGAACCGGCGGCCGGTGCCTCCCTCCGGCAGGCGCCCGGTCTGGACGCGGTCCGCGCCGCGTTTCCGCAACTCGAGATCCAAGGGCTGATCGGTCAGGGCGGCATGGGGTTTGTGTATGCGGCGCGGCAGCCGCATCTGGACCGATTGGTGGCCCTCAAGCTGTTGCCGGTCGCTGCGGACAGCGATCCGGCCTTCGCCGAGCGCTTCGCCCGCGAGGGACGCCTGCTCGCGCGGCTGAACCATCCCAACATCGTCTCCGTTTACGAATTCGGCCAGGCGCCCGGATTTGCCTATCTCCTCATGGAGTATGTGGACGGCGTCAACCTGCGGCAGGCCATGCGCTCCGGGCGCTTCTCGCCGTCCGAGGCCCTGGCCATCGTGCCCAAGGTCTGTGAGGCGCTGCAGTATGCCCACGACCAGGGCGTGCTGCACCGCGACATCAAGCCGGAGAACATCCTGCTCGATGCCCGCGGCCGCGTGAAGATTGCCGACTTCGGCATTGCCAAGCTGGCGGGCGACCGGCATCTGGATCCCACCCTCACCGCCAGCGGCGCCCGCCTGGGTACCCCGCACTACATGGCGCCGGAGCAGATCGAATCGCCGTCCGCCGTGGATCACCGGGCCGACATCTACTCCCTCGGCGTGGTCTTCTACGAACTGCTCACCGGAGAGCTGCCGCTCGGCCGCTTTGCCCCGCCGTCGGCGAAGGCTGATCTGGACGCCCGCATTGACGAGATCGTGATGCGCGCCCTGGCCAAGGAGCGCGAACTGCGCCAGCAGAGCGCCGGCGAGGTGAAGACCCAGGTGGAGGGGTTGGGCGAAGCCGGTCCCGGCGTGAAGAACGCCAGCGCTCCGGCCGCCGCGCCGCCGCTCACGCCGCTCCAGGACTTTGAATACCGGTCCTCGCGCACCCTGTTTGGTCTGCCGCTCATCCATTACGTCTCCGGAGTGGATCCCCGCACCGGCCGTCCCCGCGAGGCCCGGGGCATCATCGCCATGGGACCCCGCGCCCGCGGCGGACTGGCCGTGGGCGGGAGCGCCCGGGGAATCATCGCCATTGGCGGTGGCGCATTTGGCGTTCTGGCCTTTGGTGGCATGGCCTGCGGCGGCGTGGCCGTCGGTGGCATGGCGCTCGGGTTGGTGAGCTTTGGCGGACTGGCGTTGGCAGTGCTCCTGGCCTGCGGCGGCATGGCCGTAGGATGGCACGCAGTGGGTGGTATGGCGGCCGGAGTCCAGGCAGCGGGCGGCATGGCCTTCTCAATGTTCCCGAACCCCATGCCACTGGAATGGCAACTGGCCCTGCTACGGATGACCCGCTGGCTGTGGCTGCCCGCCATGGTGCCGGCGCTGGCGCCGCTGGCGGTGGCCGCCTGGGTGCATGGGAAGCGGCGCGAGCCGCCGCCGTCCTCGCCGGCGGCGCCGCGCAATCCCTGGCCCCGCCGCCTGTTCTGGCTGGTGCTCACGCTGGCGCTGGTGCCGATCCTGTCCATCGGCACCGGACTCGCGGTGCCGGCGCTCCTTCAGAACGGCGCGGTCCGGAGCGCCCGGGTGGTGATGTGGCTGCCGCTGCTGGCGGCCATCTTCCTGGGGTTGCAGCTGGTCCGTCGCCCGGAGGGTCCCGCGTCCGACGCCCTGACCGTGGCCTGGAATCCCTGGCCGCGCCGCATCTTCCTCGCCGTCGTGCTGCTGGTTCTGCTGCCACTGCTGCTGCTGGTCGTGGGGGTGCTCATTCCGCAGCTACAGGCGAGACGAAACCCAGCCCGCCTGGACATCCCCACCGGCGCGGTACGGGAGGCGGAGACGGGTCTTGACCTGACCCTGCCACATAACCAGGCCACCCGGGTCGAGATCCGCTACTGGAGCAACGGGCTTCCGGTGGACCTCATCGGCGCGGGCTTCAGTGCGCGGCCGGGAATCGACTCCGGGATCTTGTCCGCATTCTGGACGCTTTGGCAGCGGCAACCGGACCAGCCGCGTCTGTTGTCCGGGGGCCCGGGAGGCTCCGGAGGGTTTCACGAAGTGAATTTTCCCGGGCATCTCCGGCTGCGGGGAACGAAGCTGGACCCGGTTCGCCTCGGTCCGGGCCAGTCTCGTACCGAGTGGCTATTCCTGCCCGAAGGGCTGACCGCGGCCAACCTGTTCACCAATGCCGCTCCCGACGTCGGCGCAGGAGGGCCCCAGGTGCTCGGGGCTCCTCCAGGCCAACCTATGCAGCCCCTATGGGGAATCAGCGTTGAACTGGGCCCGGAATCGCAAGGCGCACCGCCATGA